A single region of the Fusarium fujikuroi IMI 58289 draft genome, chromosome FFUJ_chr05 genome encodes:
- a CDS encoding EMI5-like protein, producing the protein MTSLISRTMRPAALRRIVSIPVRPLTTTISQRSDNVSSSELKVGELQGAKFRVEPLRRVGEDDATKRARLVYQSRKRGTLESDLLLSTFAAAHLPTLSPELLDQYDLLLDENDWDIYYWATQKEQLSTTNPSSAQSPSTADIDAKPESDQITRHPPSGEWAQTVGNFKPAYRPVPARWKDSEILEKLRAHVRSRSVDGGEGGGMGFMPPLEPPEVKN; encoded by the exons ATGACATCCCTCATTTCGCGCACTATGCGTCCGGCTGCCCTACGCCGCATTGTCTCCATACCCGTTAGACCACTCACCACAACAATCTCACAGCGATCTGATAATGTCTCATCCTCGGAGCTCAAGGTGGGCGAACTTCAGGGTGCTAAGTTCAGAGTCGAACCCCTACGCCGGGTGGGTGAGGACGACGCTACCAAGCGGGCTCGCCTCGTCT ACCAGTCGCGAAAACGAGGTACCTTGGAGTCTGATCTTCTTCTATCCACCTTCGCAGCCGCCCATCTGCCGACGTTGTCCCCTGAACTTCTCGACCAGTATGACTTACTCCTTGACGAGAACGACTGGGATATTTACTATTGGGCGACGCAAAAGGAGCAACTGTCCACGACGAACCCTTCGTCCGCCCAGTCACCATCTACCGCTGACATCGACGCAAAGCCTGAGAGCGATCAGATTACCAGGCATCCTCCTTCGGGCGAATGGGCGCAGACTGTGGGCAATTTCAAGCCCGCCTACAGGCCCGTGCCTGCGCGCTGGAAGGACAGTGAAATCCTTGAGAAGTTAAGGGCCCATGTGAGAAGTCGGAGTGTTGACGGTGGCGAGGGTGGTGGTATGGGTTTCATGCCTCCTCTTGAGCCGCCTGAGGTCAAGAACTAG
- a CDS encoding probable tryptophan--tRNA ligase, which produces MADLNPPKTAVQDQDINPWSVEGAQGENGEVAAIDYDAICSKWNTSKIDHALLERFEQVTGKKPHRWLRRGLFFSHRDFDKILTKYEHGEPFFLYTGRGPSTGSLHLGHTIPLEFTKWLQDVFDVPLVFMLTDDEKALFKDSLSFEDTHKYALENAKDIIALGFDEKKTFIYSDLEYLSHHFLTNAYEFSKLVTFNQVRGAFGFDGSANIGKIFFPAVQCSAAFATSYPEIWSDDPSPVRTKALGKIQCLIPMGIDQDPYFRLIRDNAHRMKNPSPKPALIHSKFLTALQGAGGKMSSSNPNSAIFMTDTAKQIKNKINKFAFSGGRETLEEHREKGGNPDVDVAYIYLTYFEDDDEKLQKIYDDYKSGTLLTGELKKMAIEALQSVVESFQDRRKAVTDEVLRSYMKPRKLQWGGNPSPKPKESKPKGEKKKENVDNKTELPDRTREKSA; this is translated from the exons ATGGCGGACCTCAACCCTCCCAAAACCGCCGTTCAGGACCAGGATATCAATCCTTGGTCAGTCGAGGGAGCTCAGGGTGAGAATGGTGAAGTTGCTGCCATTGACTACGACGCCATCTGCTC GAAGTGGAATACCTCAAAGATCGACCACGCGCTTCTCGAGCGATTCGAACAGGTGACTGGCAAGAAGCCCCATCGCTGGTTACGACGCGGCCTCTTTTTCAGCCACCGCGATTTCGACAAGATCCTTACAAAGTACGAGCACGGCGAGCCCTTCTTCCTCTATACTGGTCGAGGACCTAGTACTGGCAGTCTTCACCTTGGTCACACGATTCCCCTCGAGTTCACAAAGTGGTTGCAGGATGTCTTCGACGTGCCATTGGTTTTCATGTTgacagatgatgagaaggcttTATTCAAAGATAGCTTGTCATTCGAGGACACCCACAAATATGCTCTGGAGAACGCCAAAGATATCATTGCCCTTGgctttgacgagaagaagaccttcATTTACAGTGATCTCGAGTATCTGAGCCACCACTTCCTCACGAACGCTTATGAGTTTTCCAAGCTGGTGACCTTCAACCAGGTCCGTGGAGCCTTTGGCTTCGACGGGAG CGCCAACATCGGcaagatcttctttccaGCTGTGCAGTGTAGTGCTGCTTTCGCTACATCATACCCCGAGATCTGGTCTGATGACCCTTCTCCCGTTCGCACCAAGGCCCTGGGCAAGATCCAGTGCCTCATCCCCATGGGCATTGACCAAGACCCCTATTTCAGGCTCATCCGCGACAACGCCCACAGGATGAAGAACCCGTCGCCGAAGCCTGCTTTGATCCACTCCAAATTTCTCACTGCGCTGCAGGGTGCCGGTGGCAAGATGTCATCCTCAAACCCCAACTCAGCCATCTTTATGACCGATACAGCGAAGCAGATCAAG aacaagatcaacaagttTGCCTTCAGTGGTGGCCGCGAGACGCTTGAAGAGCATCGCGAGAAGGGAGGAAACCCCGACGTAGATGTGGCCTACATCTACCTCACTTATttcgaggatgacgacgagaagCTACAAAAGATCTACGACGACTACAAGAGCGGCACTCTTCTCACtggagagttgaagaagatggcaatTGAGGCCCTGCAGTCTGTTGTAGAGAGCTTCCAAGACCGAAGGAAAGCCGTCACCGATGAGGTCCTCAGATCGTATATGAAGCCTCGAAAACTTCAGTGGGGCGGAAACCCAAGCCCCAAGCCTAAAGAGTCGAAGCCAAagggggaaaaaaagaaggagaatgTCGACAACAAGACCGAGTTGCCTGACCGCACTAGAGAGAAGTCGGCCTAG
- a CDS encoding probable ERV25 protein (component of the COPII-coated vesicles), which translates to MALQQKLVQYICSVLLLVSAASALKFDLIAQAESSKRERCVRNFVGKDTLVVVTATVDGYKGDGMVVNLYIRDAVGNEYGRPKDVVGESRTVFTSHADAAFDVCFENIVTGSQRINNPTRHVELDIDIGADAKDWSAIQATEKLKPVEAELRRIEEITGELVTEMEYLRIREQKLRDTNESTNNRVKWFGIATTWLLIGLWAWQIMYLRAYFRSKHLI; encoded by the exons ATGGCTCTCCAACAGAAATTGGTGCAGTATATCTGCAGCGTTCTGCTGCTTGTTAGCGCTGCCAGTGCTCTGAAGTTCGACCTGATCGCACAAGCAGAGAGCTCAAAGAGGGAACGCTGTGTGCGCAACTTTGTCGGAAAAGACACACTTGTCGTGGTGACAGCGACTGTCGATGGCTACAAGGGCGATGGCATGGTGGTGAATCTCTAC ATCCGAGATGCCGTTGGCAACGAGTACGGTCGGCCCAAAGACGTTGTCGGGGAATCCAGGACCGTCTTTACATCACATGCTGACGCTGCCTTTGATGTTTGTTTTGAAAATATTGTTACTGGTT CCCAGCGAATCAACAACCCTACCCGCCATGTTGAGCTCGATATCGACATCGGCGCCGACGCCAAGGACTGGTCCGCTATCCAGGCCaccgagaagctcaagcctgTTGAGGCCGAGCTCCGCCGCATCGAGGAAATCACTGGCGAGCTTGTCACTGAGATGGAGTACCTCCGTATCCGAGAGCAAAAGCTTCGAGATACCAACGAGAGCACCAACAACCGTGTTAAGTGGTTCGGTATCGCCACCACTTGGTTGCTTATTGGTCTCTGGGCCTGGCAGATCATGTATCTCCGTGCTTACTTTCGATCAAAGCATCTTATCTAA
- a CDS encoding related to U1 small nuclear ribonucleoprotein c, which translates to MPKFFCDYCDVYLTHDSMSVRKAHNSGRNHLRNVVDYYQQIGHEKAQSVIDSITSSYAAEGQAHANPMLPQNQPGQGFLPPPFAFPGGIPPPPFPGMPGAPPGQFPQGLPPPPGGGRGMPPMPPFPGPNGMPVPPNGLPFPPPPGGFPFPPPSAPGGPGASGGAPPPFPGMPGMPPPGQGFPPHGFAPPGPGAPGHEKR; encoded by the exons ATGCCCAAGT TCTTCT GCGATTATTGCGATGTCTACCTCACGCACGATTCCATGAGCGTGCGCAAGGCTCATAACAGTGGCCGAAACCACTTACGAAACGTAGTTGACTATTACCAAC AAATCGGTCACGAAAAGGCTCAATCCGTCATCGACTCCATCACCTCTTCTTATGCTGCTGAAGGCCAAGCACATGCAAATCCTATGCTTCCTCAAAATCAACCTGGACAGGGCTTTCTTCCCCCTCCCTTCGCATTCCCAGGTG GTATCCCTCCTCCGCCTTTCCCGGGGATGCCAGGTGCGCCTCCTGGACAATTCCCCCAAGGACTGCCTC CCCCTCCTGGCGGTGGTCGAGGCATGCCCCCCATGCCCCCATTCCCTGGGCCCAATGGCATGCCCGTACCTCCTAACGGTCTTCCattccctcctcctccaggcGGCTTCCCGTTCCCTCCTCCGAGCGCTCCAGGAGGACCTGGTGCTTCCGGCGGTGCCCCTCCTCCTTTTCCTGGCATGCCTGGCATGCCTCCGCCTGGCCAAGGATTTCCACCACACGGATTTGCTCCCCCCGGACCCGGAGCTCCCGGACATGAGAAGCGATGA
- a CDS encoding related to HD superfamily hydrolase: MTTQDWSVDDALVGKVTNYVEEYMSKYDASHDFNHIKRVLRLSQHIQSHTPSTRQDLVTLAALLHDVGDKKYLRPSEDPSRTVASVLMSFGAPQTLADTVQAICLGVSYSSEVKDPARIRALVGKYPELAVVQDADRLDAIGAVGIARTFAFGGAKSRTLENTMEHFDDKLLLLEGMMKTEEGRRMAKERTERLRLMKAWWQEETSE, encoded by the coding sequence ATGACTACCCAAGACTGGTCAGTTGATGACGCCCTTGTTGGCAAAGTGACAAACTATGTTGAGGAATACATGTCCAAGTATGACGCATCGCACGACTTCAACCACATCAAGCGTGTCCTCCGTCTCTCGCAGCATATCCAGTCTCATACCCCTTCAACACGCCAAGATTTGGTCACGCTGGCCGCACTGCTCCACGACGTTGGCGACAAGAAGTACCTCCGCCCCAGCGAGGACCCTTCTCGCACGGTAGCATCCGTGCTCATGTCCTTCGGTGCACCGCAGACCCTCGCCGACACCGTCCAGGCCATCTGTCTCGGCGTCAGCTACTCCTCCGAAGTTAAGGACCCGGCGCGGATACGGGCTCTTGTGGGCAAGTATCCGGAGCTGGCCGTTGTCCAGGATGCCGACCGCCTAGATGCCATTGGAGCCGTAGGTATTGCGAGGACGTTCGCATTTGGAGGTGCCAAGAGTCGGACATTGGAGAACACTATGGAGCATTTTGATGACAAGCTCCTGTTGCTTGAGGGCATGATGAAAACAGAGGAAGGGAGGCGGATGGCTAAGGAGAGGACGGAGAGGTTACGTTTAATGAAGGCATGGTGGCAAGAGGAGACTAGCGAGTAA